In Prosthecochloris sp. GSB1, the following proteins share a genomic window:
- a CDS encoding phytoene desaturase family protein gives MGKEGHKRVVVVGAGVGGLATAALLARKGFDVTVFERQGSPGGCASTFMREGYRFDAGATVGCGFQKNGPLDILGAELGIRWPLMNCPVAWQYVSADVGLELSASKQQLLERFPSSRFYWEEQERVASLLWRLSSDVMPWPPAGFGDYRALIAKAFSARASALPLFRLMNASALQWLSFYGLESDPAFLRFIDAQLLISVQATAEQASALNAAIALDLPARGTHRLTGGIGRVAGELARSLQQSGGRVFCGRGVSAIRIEGKRAHSVTTDDGETIAADIVVANVMPEALDSLLGKRSVHSPGAGKTSRPEWSAFVLYLGVAEKIFSGAADHMQVVEPDGPLGEGRSIFVSVSPSDDSLRAPEGYRAVTVSTHTRPGPWFEAHGRGKEAYAVLRQDYISRIVSLLSSGFPGVESAIELFFAATPVTWERFSGRPKGFVGGYPQTSLFGVRGPQTPCGNLFLVGDSVFPGQSLPGVVTGARRVVDLVRRKFGDPVPTFADTSRDG, from the coding sequence ATGGGCAAAGAGGGACACAAGCGCGTCGTCGTTGTCGGCGCGGGGGTCGGCGGGCTCGCGACGGCCGCGCTGCTCGCGCGGAAGGGTTTCGACGTAACCGTATTTGAACGTCAGGGTTCGCCGGGAGGTTGCGCTTCCACTTTCATGCGGGAGGGATACCGATTCGATGCGGGCGCGACTGTCGGTTGCGGTTTTCAGAAAAATGGCCCGCTCGATATCCTCGGCGCTGAACTCGGCATACGCTGGCCGTTGATGAACTGTCCGGTCGCATGGCAGTATGTTTCGGCTGACGTCGGACTGGAGCTTTCCGCCTCGAAACAGCAGCTCCTGGAGCGGTTCCCTTCTTCCAGGTTTTACTGGGAAGAACAGGAACGCGTCGCTTCGTTGCTGTGGCGTCTCTCCAGCGATGTCATGCCGTGGCCCCCCGCCGGATTTGGGGATTATCGTGCGCTCATCGCCAAAGCTTTTTCCGCGAGAGCTTCCGCATTGCCCCTGTTTCGCCTCATGAACGCAAGCGCGCTTCAGTGGCTTTCTTTCTACGGCCTTGAGAGCGATCCGGCGTTTCTCCGCTTTATCGACGCGCAGTTGCTTATTTCCGTTCAGGCCACGGCTGAACAAGCTTCCGCGCTCAACGCCGCCATTGCGCTCGATCTTCCCGCGAGGGGCACGCATCGCCTGACAGGCGGAATCGGAAGGGTTGCCGGCGAACTGGCGCGTTCGCTGCAACAATCCGGGGGCCGCGTTTTCTGCGGACGAGGTGTGTCGGCAATACGGATCGAGGGAAAACGGGCGCACTCGGTCACGACCGACGACGGAGAGACGATCGCGGCGGATATCGTCGTGGCGAACGTCATGCCGGAAGCGCTCGACTCCCTTCTGGGAAAACGATCAGTCCATTCACCGGGAGCGGGAAAAACATCGCGTCCCGAGTGGAGCGCGTTCGTGCTCTACCTCGGCGTTGCGGAAAAAATATTTTCGGGGGCAGCCGATCACATGCAGGTCGTCGAGCCCGACGGGCCGCTCGGTGAGGGCAGGAGCATTTTCGTCTCCGTCTCTCCTTCGGACGACAGCCTGCGTGCTCCCGAGGGGTATCGGGCGGTTACCGTTTCAACGCATACCCGTCCGGGGCCGTGGTTCGAGGCGCACGGCCGGGGAAAGGAAGCGTACGCGGTTCTCAGGCAAGACTATATCAGCCGGATCGTGTCGCTGCTTTCGTCTGGGTTTCCCGGCGTCGAAAGCGCTATCGAGCTATTCTTCGCGGCCACCCCGGTCACCTGGGAGCGATTCTCGGGACGTCCAAAAGGCTTTGTGGGAGGATATCCGCAGACGTCGCTCTTCGGGGTTCGCGGACCGCAGACGCCCTGCGGAAATCTTTTTCTCGTCGGCGATTCCGTATTTCCCGGACAATCGCTGCCCGGTGTCGTCACCGGTGCGCGCCGCGTCGTCGACCTGGTGCGCAGGAAGTTCGGCGATCCGGTCCCGACGTTCGCCGATACGAGTCGTGACGGCTGA
- a CDS encoding putative DNA modification/repair radical SAM protein, producing MDTLEKLRILSGSARYDASCSSSGSSRNGGEGTLGNACSGGICHSWSDDGRCISLLKVLFSNDCRYDCAYCVNRSSNPVPRASFDVDELVGLVVKFYRRNYIEGLFLSSAVMKSPDDTMERMVNVVRKLRRDERFFGYVHLKVIPGCSPHLLRQAGLFADRLSVNIELPSEASLNILAPQKKREAILEPMAFLGSAIGESRRERRRDRRAERFSPAGQSTQMIIGASPESDYQILSLSQGLYRKMNLKRVYYSAYVPVNEDNRLPVLATPPLLREHRLYQADWLLRNYGFSADEILSEEHPQLDEKLDPKAAWALRHPEFFPVDVNCADYAMLLRIPGLGVTSARRIVSARRFAPVTPEGLKKIGVVMKRARYFITCSGKPVERLFDRPAMIRDRLLLAENLPSATPLKQRQLNLF from the coding sequence ATGGACACGCTTGAAAAACTCCGTATCCTTTCCGGCTCCGCCCGCTACGACGCATCTTGTTCCTCGAGCGGCAGTTCGAGAAACGGCGGCGAAGGGACGCTCGGCAATGCCTGCTCGGGAGGAATATGCCATTCGTGGTCCGACGACGGACGCTGTATTTCACTCCTGAAAGTGCTTTTCTCGAACGACTGCCGTTATGACTGCGCCTACTGCGTCAACCGTTCGTCGAATCCCGTTCCGAGAGCCTCTTTCGATGTCGACGAACTGGTGGGCCTGGTCGTGAAATTTTACCGGAGAAATTACATTGAGGGACTTTTTCTCAGTTCCGCTGTCATGAAAAGTCCCGACGACACGATGGAGCGCATGGTGAACGTCGTGCGAAAGCTCCGTCGCGACGAGCGGTTTTTCGGCTACGTGCACCTGAAGGTCATTCCCGGTTGCAGCCCGCATCTGCTCCGTCAGGCCGGGCTTTTCGCCGACCGTCTGAGCGTCAATATCGAGCTCCCCTCCGAGGCATCCCTGAACATCCTGGCTCCGCAGAAGAAACGGGAGGCGATTCTCGAGCCGATGGCTTTTCTTGGAAGCGCCATCGGGGAAAGCCGCCGCGAGCGTCGCAGAGACCGCAGGGCCGAGAGGTTTTCACCGGCCGGACAGAGCACGCAGATGATCATCGGCGCGAGTCCGGAATCTGATTACCAGATCCTTTCGCTCTCCCAGGGACTCTACAGGAAGATGAACCTCAAGCGGGTGTACTATTCAGCCTATGTGCCGGTCAACGAGGATAACCGTCTCCCGGTTCTGGCCACGCCGCCCCTCCTGCGCGAGCACCGGCTCTACCAGGCGGACTGGTTGTTGCGCAACTACGGCTTCTCGGCCGACGAAATCCTTTCTGAGGAGCACCCGCAGCTCGACGAGAAGCTCGATCCGAAAGCGGCCTGGGCGCTGCGTCATCCGGAGTTTTTTCCTGTCGACGTCAACTGCGCCGACTACGCGATGCTGCTGAGAATTCCCGGACTGGGCGTGACATCGGCCAGAAGGATCGTCTCGGCCCGCCGCTTCGCCCCGGTGACGCCCGAAGGGTTGAAAAAAATCGGCGTCGTCATGAAACGGGCCAGATACTTCATCACCTGCTCCGGCAAGCCTGTCGAGCGCCTGTTCGACCGCCCGGCCATGATCCGTGACCGACTGCTGCTCGCTGAAAACCTGCCCTCCGCAACGCCGCTGAAACAGCGACAGCTCAACTTATTTTAG
- a CDS encoding TIGR03915 family putative DNA repair protein, whose translation MNAFRYDGSTEGMFSAIDHILRNEFDPAAVSLARQGLSLFDEGVFLPTDTARASTLLRRFSAAFPENAREVMYCVFSEKEGLETALLHYMHMVSLHGSGIGAYLTHPVVHDVHVLARKVAREAHRLKGLLRFSMLADGSYLARMEPDFNIIQPLSSFFTRRLRTQDWFICDVRRGLVSRWDGKRLEYGTLESFRTPELAEEERDVRRCWKTFFDTIAIPERKNDRLQKSFMPMKYWKYLVEKE comes from the coding sequence ATGAATGCTTTCCGCTACGACGGCAGCACCGAGGGGATGTTTTCGGCCATCGACCATATTCTGCGCAACGAGTTCGACCCGGCGGCCGTTTCGCTGGCACGACAGGGGCTTTCGCTGTTCGACGAAGGGGTGTTTCTGCCGACCGATACGGCTAGGGCCTCGACACTGCTGCGCAGATTCTCGGCGGCGTTTCCCGAAAACGCCCGGGAGGTCATGTACTGCGTGTTTTCCGAGAAGGAAGGACTGGAGACGGCCCTTCTGCACTACATGCACATGGTTTCCCTGCACGGCAGCGGGATCGGCGCGTATCTCACCCATCCGGTGGTGCACGACGTGCATGTTCTCGCCCGCAAGGTGGCCCGCGAGGCGCACCGGCTGAAAGGGCTGCTGCGTTTCTCGATGCTCGCCGACGGGAGCTACCTGGCGAGAATGGAACCGGATTTCAATATCATCCAGCCGCTTTCGTCCTTTTTTACCAGGAGGCTGCGGACCCAGGACTGGTTCATCTGCGACGTGCGGCGCGGCCTGGTCTCCCGGTGGGACGGTAAGCGGCTCGAATACGGTACGCTCGAGTCGTTCCGTACTCCGGAACTCGCGGAGGAAGAGCGCGATGTCCGGCGCTGCTGGAAAACGTTTTTCGATACCATCGCCATACCCGAACGAAAGAACGACCGGTTGCAGAAATCCTTCATGCCCATGAAGTACTGGAAGTATCTCGTGGAGAAAGAGTAG
- a CDS encoding response regulator produces the protein MKQAVTTANADAMVEIIKTYPSFLWFYLVLAILVIYRKQIGQLLGRVEGFEIGKVRVSLKNSLDAAVKQGRGQAFITGRLASSISCAADLGKGSTVRSGPGADEPGVVERPVYVSAEARRQVLKRALRDKHLLEGACFLWVDDHPENNNNERRMYQELGVFIDVAESTKSALSKLRQNDYDCVISDMHRDRSETAGLELAGMLGFSGRNGPTPLIIYLGKFDPEKEVPAKLFGITNRPDELLHLTLDVMSRQRYGGK, from the coding sequence ATGAAACAGGCAGTTACTACCGCGAATGCCGATGCCATGGTGGAAATCATAAAGACCTACCCGTCTTTTCTCTGGTTTTATCTTGTTCTGGCAATACTTGTCATCTATAGAAAGCAGATTGGGCAACTGCTGGGAAGGGTTGAGGGTTTCGAGATAGGCAAGGTCAGGGTGTCGCTCAAAAATTCCTTGGACGCGGCCGTAAAACAGGGGCGCGGACAGGCTTTCATTACCGGGAGACTGGCCAGTTCGATAAGTTGCGCCGCAGACCTCGGGAAGGGTTCGACTGTTCGATCAGGGCCGGGGGCCGATGAGCCAGGTGTTGTCGAGAGGCCGGTTTATGTCTCGGCGGAAGCCAGGCGGCAGGTGCTGAAAAGAGCCCTCCGCGACAAGCATCTGCTTGAAGGCGCATGTTTTCTCTGGGTTGATGATCATCCGGAGAACAATAACAACGAACGTAGGATGTATCAGGAGCTGGGGGTGTTCATAGATGTGGCCGAAAGTACAAAAAGCGCTCTCTCAAAGCTTCGCCAGAATGATTACGACTGTGTCATTTCGGATATGCACAGAGACCGCTCGGAAACCGCGGGGCTGGAGCTGGCTGGAATGCTCGGGTTTTCCGGGCGCAACGGCCCCACCCCGCTGATTATCTATCTGGGGAAATTTGATCCTGAAAAAGAAGTGCCGGCAAAACTGTTCGGCATCACCAATCGCCCTGACGAGCTTCTCCATCTGACGCTCGATGTCATGTCGAGGCAGCGGTACGGCGGAAAGTAA
- a CDS encoding SDR family oxidoreductase has protein sequence MKETISILGCGWLGLPLGAFLTGKGFGVKGSVTRPERFEELRTEGILPFRIVLDPEVSGDDVSGFLESDILIVDIPPVRRDDIESYHLEQFASLLRVVRASSVKRVLFISSTSVYPPLDRAVKEDDAADPVSPSGRALLAVEELLRSDGAIQTTVLRFCGLIGYDRDPSRFLSKMSSLANAAQPVNLVHRDDCIRIVHEVIRQRAWGEVFNACSPGHPSRGDYYAKAAARSGKPLPPLSGEAGAVPFKIVDSSRLERALGYRFRVPDPLDLPEAP, from the coding sequence ATGAAAGAAACGATCAGTATTCTCGGATGCGGCTGGCTCGGCCTGCCGCTTGGCGCATTCCTCACGGGGAAGGGGTTCGGCGTGAAGGGTTCGGTCACCAGACCTGAACGCTTCGAGGAGCTGCGGACGGAGGGAATTCTTCCGTTCAGGATAGTGCTGGACCCGGAAGTCTCCGGGGACGACGTTTCCGGATTTCTGGAAAGCGATATTCTCATCGTCGATATCCCGCCTGTGCGAAGGGATGACATCGAGAGTTACCACCTGGAACAGTTCGCTTCCCTGCTTCGCGTCGTGCGTGCCTCGTCAGTCAAGCGGGTCCTCTTCATCAGCTCCACATCGGTCTACCCTCCGCTCGACAGGGCAGTGAAGGAAGATGACGCGGCGGATCCCGTTTCGCCGTCAGGCCGGGCGCTGCTCGCCGTTGAGGAACTCCTGCGTTCGGACGGGGCGATACAGACCACCGTGCTTCGTTTCTGCGGTCTTATCGGTTACGACCGTGACCCTTCGCGGTTTCTTTCGAAAATGTCCTCGCTCGCCAACGCCGCCCAGCCGGTCAACCTCGTTCATCGTGACGATTGTATCCGGATTGTTCATGAGGTCATCCGGCAGCGGGCCTGGGGCGAGGTGTTCAATGCCTGTTCACCGGGCCACCCGTCCCGCGGCGACTATTACGCGAAAGCGGCCGCGCGTTCAGGCAAGCCGCTTCCTCCGTTGTCCGGCGAGGCCGGAGCCGTTCCGTTCAAGATCGTCGACAGTTCCCGGCTGGAGCGCGCCCTCGGCTACCGTTTCAGGGTGCCTGATCCGCTTGACCTCCCCGAAGCGCCGTGA
- a CDS encoding transporter, with the protein MIRKTVFLAAALLVSSPLDAAHPLITDDTGTQGTGRFQLELNTEVIDDEEGRFKSTGTEVAATLSCGIADNVDIVLGFPWMHYEIEEGGVTLADEDGIGDLSLEIKWRFFEYEDRGLSIALKPGVTFPTGDDEKGLGNGELSGGGSFLVSKEGVLGKLHLNLGYMRHEFGLEEDELLLRNDIWHASFAGEINVTADITAVGNIGVETNPGKNAEEDPAFLIGGLIYSVTDDFDLDAGVKWGLNDAETDRAFLVGLAARF; encoded by the coding sequence ATGATCCGGAAAACGGTTTTTCTCGCGGCGGCTTTGCTTGTCTCGTCGCCTTTGGACGCGGCGCATCCGCTGATAACCGACGATACCGGCACGCAGGGAACCGGTCGTTTCCAGCTCGAACTCAATACCGAAGTGATCGACGACGAGGAAGGCCGCTTCAAGTCGACAGGCACGGAAGTCGCCGCGACGCTCTCCTGCGGCATCGCCGACAATGTCGATATTGTCCTGGGATTTCCCTGGATGCATTACGAGATCGAGGAAGGAGGCGTGACGCTTGCCGACGAAGACGGGATCGGAGACCTTTCGCTCGAAATCAAATGGCGTTTTTTCGAATACGAGGACCGTGGCCTCAGCATCGCGCTCAAACCCGGCGTGACGTTTCCGACCGGCGATGATGAAAAAGGACTGGGCAACGGCGAGCTTTCAGGCGGAGGTTCGTTTCTTGTTTCCAAAGAAGGGGTGCTGGGCAAACTGCACCTGAATCTCGGCTACATGCGTCATGAGTTCGGCCTCGAGGAGGACGAGCTTTTGCTTCGCAACGATATCTGGCACGCTTCGTTTGCAGGAGAGATCAATGTGACCGCCGACATCACGGCCGTCGGCAACATAGGCGTCGAGACGAACCCCGGGAAAAACGCGGAAGAGGATCCTGCCTTTCTCATCGGCGGGCTGATCTATTCCGTGACGGATGATTTCGATCTCGATGCGGGCGTTAAATGGGGATTGAACGATGCCGAAACCGACAGGGCGTTTCTCGTCGGTCTCGCGGCCAGATTCTGA
- a CDS encoding cob(I)yrinic acid a,c-diamide adenosyltransferase, whose amino-acid sequence MKIYTRTGDGGKTGLFGGARVDKDNIRVECYGTFDEVNAFVGLLRTKLPSDHAWQGRLHDIQIELMNTMSLLATPPEAARSNTLPLPAEAAESCERWIDELEAAAGPSEFFLLPGGTEIAALCHVIRTLVRRGERLLVRLGRETEIDASVFSFINRLSDLFFALSRAELSSAGIEEERLRSFAWKKRGGG is encoded by the coding sequence ATGAAGATATACACGAGGACAGGCGACGGTGGAAAAACCGGGCTTTTCGGGGGTGCGAGAGTCGACAAGGACAATATCCGGGTCGAGTGTTACGGCACGTTCGACGAGGTGAATGCGTTTGTCGGGCTGTTGCGGACGAAACTTCCCTCCGATCATGCGTGGCAGGGCCGTCTGCACGATATCCAGATAGAGTTGATGAACACGATGTCCCTGCTCGCGACGCCTCCGGAGGCCGCGCGGTCGAACACCCTGCCGCTTCCCGCTGAGGCGGCGGAGTCCTGCGAGCGATGGATCGACGAACTTGAGGCAGCCGCTGGCCCCTCCGAATTTTTTCTGCTGCCCGGCGGGACCGAAATCGCGGCGCTTTGCCATGTCATACGAACGCTCGTGCGCAGGGGGGAACGCCTTCTTGTCCGGCTGGGCAGGGAAACGGAGATAGATGCTTCCGTATTCTCGTTCATCAACCGTCTTTCGGATCTTTTTTTCGCCCTTTCCCGGGCCGAGCTTTCCAGCGCGGGCATCGAGGAGGAGCGCCTGCGGTCCTTCGCATGGAAAAAACGCGGGGGCGGTTGA
- a CDS encoding cobyrinate a,c-diamide synthase: MQKPAFLLAAPASGTGKTTLALALLRLFADRGLRPRPFKCGPDYLDTCLHTLAAARGDDGLAGINLDLFMAGESHVRELFRKKCTDADAAVVEGVMGLFDGAVRSEGSSASIAKLLGIPVILVVDAGGAAYSVAALLYGFGRFDPGLRLAGVIFNRVNSASHYAFLEDACRDVGVEPLGYVPDNQAMKVPERYLGLDISPDAGHEAAIAAMAEHVRKTVDIDRLLHIASVDMRRPEPRLHEAGNGGDAVIAVARDEAFNFLYAENLDLLAEYGRLEFFSPLGDGRLPDADMLYLAGGYPELFAGRLSRNASMRAEIAAYCRRGGVVYAECGGMMYLAGTLTDREGRSHSMCGVLDMDISMQDSRLHLGYRKVKLHDTAYGRELRGHEFHYSRIIRGGSPEHAASVASARDKPLDTGFFRYRNTFASYIHLYWGETRDFPGYLLSQGPARKVADGVFPSRAASSGMANKK, from the coding sequence ATGCAGAAACCAGCTTTTCTTCTCGCCGCACCGGCCAGCGGGACCGGCAAGACCACCCTGGCCCTCGCTCTCCTCAGGCTTTTCGCCGACCGGGGACTCAGGCCCCGGCCGTTCAAGTGCGGTCCTGACTATCTCGATACCTGTCTTCATACTCTCGCCGCCGCAAGGGGTGACGACGGGCTCGCGGGCATCAACCTCGATCTTTTCATGGCTGGCGAGAGCCATGTGCGGGAGCTTTTCCGGAAAAAATGCACTGACGCCGATGCCGCGGTCGTCGAAGGCGTCATGGGGCTGTTCGACGGGGCAGTCCGCTCAGAGGGCAGCAGCGCGTCGATAGCCAAGCTGCTCGGGATTCCGGTGATTCTCGTGGTGGATGCAGGAGGAGCCGCCTATTCCGTTGCCGCGTTGCTCTACGGTTTCGGGCGTTTCGACCCCGGCCTGCGGCTTGCGGGAGTCATTTTCAACCGGGTCAATTCGGCTTCCCACTACGCATTTCTCGAGGACGCTTGCCGTGACGTCGGCGTCGAACCGTTGGGGTATGTTCCCGACAATCAGGCCATGAAGGTTCCCGAGCGGTATCTCGGTCTCGATATCTCGCCGGACGCCGGTCACGAGGCCGCTATCGCTGCAATGGCGGAGCATGTGCGGAAGACCGTCGATATCGACAGGTTGCTGCATATCGCTTCCGTCGATATGCGGCGGCCGGAACCGCGGCTTCATGAGGCCGGCAACGGCGGCGACGCCGTCATAGCCGTGGCGCGCGACGAGGCGTTCAATTTTCTCTACGCCGAGAATCTCGACTTGCTCGCCGAATACGGGCGGCTGGAGTTTTTCAGCCCTCTCGGCGACGGGCGTCTGCCGGATGCCGACATGCTGTATCTCGCCGGAGGCTATCCGGAGCTTTTCGCCGGACGGCTGTCGCGCAACGCCTCCATGCGCGCTGAAATCGCCGCGTACTGCCGCCGCGGAGGCGTCGTGTACGCCGAGTGCGGCGGCATGATGTACCTGGCCGGGACCCTGACCGATCGCGAGGGACGGAGCCACTCCATGTGCGGTGTGCTCGATATGGACATTTCCATGCAGGATTCGCGCCTGCATCTCGGTTACCGCAAGGTGAAGCTCCACGACACGGCATATGGCCGCGAGCTGCGGGGGCACGAATTCCATTATTCACGCATCATACGCGGCGGTTCGCCTGAACACGCCGCATCGGTGGCCAGCGCCCGCGACAAGCCGCTGGATACCGGTTTTTTCCGTTACCGCAATACCTTCGCCTCCTATATTCATCTTTACTGGGGAGAGACGCGAGACTTTCCGGGATACCTGCTCTCACAGGGGCCTGCCCGCAAGGTCGCTGACGGAGTTTTCCCTTCACGTGCCGCCAGCTCCGGCATGGCGAACAAAAAATGA
- a CDS encoding AAA family ATPase, protein MSPDRYIITGGPGSGKSTLLEELKRQGYHCFEEASRRIIRREAARQSGILPWKNLLAFSKMAVEAMIRQHERSSVLDGVCFFDRGLPDVFGYLRNAGLDVPAGYRAALAACRYRTEVFVLPPWEEIFVQDSERPQTWDESVSLYRSLCEVYSELGFRLFEVPRGSVWCRARYLESVVGAAMRKADATK, encoded by the coding sequence ATGTCCCCTGATCGTTACATCATCACCGGAGGGCCCGGCAGCGGCAAGAGCACGCTGCTCGAAGAGCTGAAACGACAGGGCTACCACTGTTTCGAGGAGGCATCCAGGCGGATCATCAGGCGGGAGGCTGCCAGGCAGAGCGGCATTCTTCCGTGGAAGAACCTCTTGGCGTTTTCAAAGATGGCCGTCGAGGCGATGATACGGCAGCATGAACGGTCGTCCGTCCTCGACGGGGTCTGTTTTTTCGACAGGGGGCTGCCCGATGTTTTCGGTTATCTGCGCAATGCGGGGCTCGACGTTCCCGCAGGCTATCGCGCTGCGCTCGCAGCATGCCGTTACCGCACGGAAGTATTTGTTCTGCCGCCCTGGGAGGAGATATTCGTGCAGGACAGCGAACGTCCGCAAACCTGGGATGAGTCGGTTTCCCTCTACCGCTCCCTTTGCGAGGTCTATTCGGAACTCGGTTTCAGGCTGTTCGAGGTTCCCCGGGGGTCCGTCTGGTGCAGGGCACGGTATCTCGAGTCGGTCGTCGGGGCCGCCATGAGGAAAGCGGACGCTACAAAATGA